The following nucleotide sequence is from Corynebacterium atypicum.
TTCATACCCTCCTCAAGCACAGCGATCTTGTTCCCGTTGCGGGCTCCGCCGAACGTGGACTGCCAGGACTCCCGCACACGTGCTGGGTCTTTGATCGTGCCCGGATGCTCCAACACACCACCAGGTGCAGCACCGTTAGCAAAAAACGATGCCCCGTAGTCTTCGGTTGCTTGGGCGAGGCCGATGGCGTTCTTTGCCATTGCAATCGGCGAATAGCCGACCAGCCCGTCAAATCCCAGCCCTGGAATATGCAACACATCGCGGGCTTGCAAGGTGACGGTTTCAAACCTTCCTGTTGGTTCGTCCCACGTACGTTGATACTCGTAATACAGCCGCCCAGCCTCATCCCTTCCCACGGTCATCCGGTTGGGCATGAGTGGATACAGGCCGATGACCTCGTCGCGGCCGTTGCGGATCACCTGTGCAAAAGCATTACCCCAAAGAAGCAAATGCGTCATCAGAGTTTCCCTAAAGACAAAGGATGTCATCTCTGGATTCGGCTCATCATGAAGCAGTCGATACAACGGATGATCGAGCGCCTTCACCTTCGCGCCATCACTGGATTGTTGGTAGACGTGCAACGGCAGGCCCGCGATAGCTTCAGCCAGAATTCGCACGCAACTGTAGACAGCGGTCATCTGCATCGCGCTGCGTTCCGTTACCGGACGACCAGAGCTCGTGGCTCCGAAGAAAAAGCTATATCCAGAGCTGATCGCGTGATCGTCAGCGGTGCGAGTGGTGTCGCCACGCAGCCAATTTAGAAAACCCATGTGCATACCTTTCAATGAGAGAATCGGTAAGAGAAGGAGGAGATAGCGATGACCGAGAGTTCG
It contains:
- a CDS encoding phage portal protein gives rise to the protein MGFLNWLRGDTTRTADDHAISSGYSFFFGATSSGRPVTERSAMQMTAVYSCVRILAEAIAGLPLHVYQQSSDGAKVKALDHPLYRLLHDEPNPEMTSFVFRETLMTHLLLWGNAFAQVIRNGRDEVIGLYPLMPNRMTVGRDEAGRLYYEYQRTWDEPTGRFETVTLQARDVLHIPGLGFDGLVGYSPIAMAKNAIGLAQATEDYGASFFANGAAPGGVLEHPGTIKDPARVRESWQSTFGGARNGNKIAVLEEGMKYTPISVSPEQAQFLETRKFQINEIARIFRIPPHMIGDLEKSSFSNIEQQSLEFVKYTLDPWVIRFEQAITKTLLSPREKPGVYVKFNLEGLLRGDYKSRMDGYAVARQNGWMSANDIRELENLDRISIEAGGDLYLVNGNMLPLSLAGAYAQTTESEPEPEPAEEPMSESSVRRRI